In the Sphingomonas insulae genome, one interval contains:
- a CDS encoding phytase — protein sequence MRRALPFLLLAGCATVPVAAPLADAPTVAASAETDPVDTAADAADDPAIWRNPRDPAQSLVIGTDKKAGIHVYDLKGKRVSFTPAARLNNVDLRDIGGRVMVAASDRADVAQAHVALFTLDTSTGRLIAMGRYPVGPGEAYGMCLWTRARDKALFGFVVLKDGRIDQVAIDTSGPAPRVTTVRSMKLATQAEGCVVDDRTGLLYVAEEDIGLWRFAADPAAPVTATPIAQVDGKTLVADAEGLALAPAGRTGGYLVASSQGDNAYTLYRLPNATYAGRFRIGGGSIDGTSDTDGIELALGDFGPDYPKGLFVAQDGDNAPETQNFKYVSWAKVLKALVL from the coding sequence GTGAGGCGCGCCCTCCCCTTCCTGCTGCTCGCCGGATGCGCCACGGTGCCGGTCGCGGCGCCGCTGGCGGACGCACCCACCGTCGCGGCGAGCGCGGAGACCGATCCGGTCGATACCGCCGCGGATGCCGCGGACGACCCCGCGATCTGGCGCAACCCGCGTGACCCGGCGCAAAGCCTCGTCATCGGCACCGACAAGAAGGCGGGGATCCACGTATACGACCTGAAGGGCAAGCGCGTGTCCTTTACGCCGGCCGCGCGGCTCAACAACGTTGACCTGCGCGATATTGGCGGCCGGGTGATGGTGGCAGCAAGCGATCGTGCGGACGTGGCCCAGGCGCATGTCGCGCTGTTCACGCTCGACACGTCGACAGGTCGACTTATCGCGATGGGGCGCTATCCGGTCGGTCCCGGCGAAGCCTATGGCATGTGCCTGTGGACGCGGGCGAGGGATAAGGCGCTGTTCGGCTTCGTCGTGCTGAAGGACGGCCGCATCGACCAGGTCGCGATCGATACAAGCGGCCCCGCCCCGCGCGTCACCACGGTGCGCAGTATGAAGCTCGCCACCCAGGCCGAAGGCTGCGTCGTCGACGATCGCACGGGGCTGCTCTACGTCGCCGAAGAGGACATCGGCCTGTGGCGCTTCGCCGCGGACCCCGCCGCGCCGGTCACTGCCACCCCGATCGCGCAGGTCGACGGAAAGACCTTGGTCGCCGACGCCGAAGGCCTCGCGCTCGCCCCGGCTGGCCGCACCGGTGGCTATCTCGTCGCCTCGAGCCAGGGCGACAATGCCTATACGCTCTACCGTCTGCCGAACGCCACCTACGCCGGCCGCTTCCGCATCGGCGGGGGCAGCATCGATGGCACCAGCGATACCGATGGCATCGAACTGGCTTTAGGCGACTTCGGCCCGGATTACCCCAAGGGACTGTTCGTCGCGCAGGACGGCGACAACGCGCCCGAAACGCAGAACTTCAAATATGTCAGCTGGGCAAAGGTGTTGAAAGCGCTCGTCTTGTAA
- a CDS encoding WGR domain-containing protein: protein MDTLPFTPVDLIAIDAARNIRRRWHIAAYRDLFGRVMIETGWGRIGWQGHTLVRSFVDEGGALRYVRVLLARRRRATRRIGTAYQPIVSTCRSVDTFTRRALSTPLPS from the coding sequence ATGGATACGCTGCCGTTCACGCCTGTCGATCTCATCGCAATCGACGCCGCCCGCAACATCCGCCGGCGCTGGCATATCGCCGCGTATCGCGATCTATTCGGACGGGTGATGATCGAAACCGGCTGGGGCCGGATCGGCTGGCAGGGGCATACCCTAGTCCGCAGTTTCGTCGATGAGGGAGGGGCGCTGCGCTACGTGCGGGTACTGCTCGCCCGACGAAGGCGTGCGACGCGCCGGATCGGAACGGCCTATCAACCCATCGTTTCGACGTGTCGAAGTGTCGACACTTTTACAAGACGAGCGCTTTCAACACCTTTGCCCAGCTGA
- a CDS encoding IS3 family transposase (programmed frameshift) has product MRRGRFTEDQIIGVLREHEAGVKTTELCRKHGISDATFYNWKSKYGGMTVSEAARLRTLEDENRRLKKLLAESMLDVSALKDLLGKKLTRSVDRYAAVEKLMTDHGFSERRACRLIGVNRSAWQYEPLRGKDDAVRERMREIANERRRFGYRRLAILLRCEGKGMNLKKVYRLYREERLTVRKRGGRKRALGTRAPMAIPQGPNQRWSLDFVSDALACGRRFRVLNVIDDYSRECLACIVDTSLSGRRVVRELAAIAERRGLPCMVVSDNGTELTSHAVLAWCQDTGVEWHYIAPGKPQQNGFVESFNGRLRDECLNEHLFASLAAARRIIEAWRTDYNTVRPHSSLGGMAPAEFTNRPRQGHENTEANLSAA; this is encoded by the exons ATGCGTCGAGGCCGTTTTACCGAGGATCAGATCATAGGCGTGCTGCGTGAGCACGAGGCTGGCGTGAAGACCACCGAGCTGTGCCGGAAGCACGGCATCAGCGATGCGACGTTCTACAACTGGAAGTCGAAGTACGGCGGGATGACCGTGTCGGAAGCGGCGCGGTTGCGGACGCTGGAGGACGAGAACCGGCGGCTGAAGAAGCTGCTGGCGGAGTCGATGCTGGACGTGTCGGCGCTGAAGGATCTGCTGG GGAAAAAACTGACCCGGTCTGTGGATCGCTACGCTGCGGTGGAGAAGCTGATGACCGACCACGGCTTCTCCGAGCGTCGCGCCTGCAGACTGATCGGGGTCAACCGGTCGGCATGGCAATATGAGCCGCTTCGCGGAAAGGACGATGCTGTCCGCGAGCGGATGCGCGAGATCGCGAACGAACGTCGCCGGTTCGGCTATCGCCGGCTGGCGATCCTGCTCAGGTGTGAAGGCAAGGGCATGAACCTGAAGAAGGTGTACCGGCTGTATCGCGAGGAGCGGCTGACGGTGCGCAAGCGTGGCGGCCGGAAACGGGCGTTGGGCACGCGGGCGCCGATGGCGATCCCGCAGGGCCCCAACCAGCGCTGGTCGCTCGACTTCGTGTCGGATGCATTGGCCTGCGGCCGGCGGTTCCGCGTCCTCAACGTCATCGACGATTACAGCCGGGAGTGCCTGGCGTGTATCGTCGATACCTCGTTGTCGGGTCGGCGTGTCGTCCGTGAGCTCGCCGCCATCGCCGAGCGTCGGGGGCTGCCGTGCATGGTGGTCAGCGACAACGGAACCGAACTGACCAGTCATGCCGTTCTGGCTTGGTGCCAAGACACCGGGGTAGAATGGCATTACATCGCTCCGGGCAAGCCGCAGCAGAACGGCTTCGTGGAATCGTTCAATGGTCGCTTGCGCGATGAGTGCCTGAACGAGCACCTGTTCGCCTCGCTGGCTGCGGCGAGACGGATCATCGAGGCATGGCGGACGGACTACAACACCGTGCGTCCGCACAGCAGCCTCGGCGGTATGGCGCCCGCCGAGTTCACGAACCGCCCCCGCCAGGGGCATGAGAACACCGAAGCTAACTTATCAGCGGCCTAA
- a CDS encoding sugar transferase, with amino-acid sequence MLDNVDPPVAQDRALHQVSDRASDIKTHWRPRSALLQFRAVLYLLSTDLAAIFGGFLCTAILRQSMVIDTGWLVFALVLLPVYALFASNIDAYDAVNFQDPFRAIRRGLQALALAIGSVILVVFYLKSSTAFPRLTIALGSTLAALFLVVARYGFVRHLNWVVGGNPFSSILLCDRGAPIPPGKFSMIMAAESYFDPDEHDPHMYDRLATLIASADRVVVTCAPEHRMAWAKALRGANVQSEIVVPELAALAPLGLGPNRDVPSIIVAAGPLSLTDRIVKRLFDIAVASTALLCLLPLLIITAIAVRLNSAGPILFKQVRIGRGNQMFSMFKFRSMYVQQLDGAGHRSASRNDDRITGVGRIIRKTSLDELPQLVNVLKGDMSIVGPRPHALGSRAADKLFWEVDQRYWDRHATKPGLTGLAQVRGFRGATLIEDDLKNRLQADLEYLENWSIWRDLKIIFLTVRVILHRNAF; translated from the coding sequence ATGTTGGATAATGTCGATCCGCCAGTTGCACAGGATCGCGCCCTGCATCAGGTTTCGGACCGGGCCTCCGACATCAAGACCCATTGGCGGCCTCGTAGCGCACTGCTCCAGTTCCGCGCCGTCCTGTACCTGCTCAGTACCGATCTGGCCGCGATCTTCGGTGGCTTCCTGTGCACGGCGATCCTGCGGCAGTCGATGGTCATCGACACAGGTTGGCTGGTGTTCGCGCTCGTGCTGCTGCCGGTCTATGCGCTGTTCGCGTCCAACATCGATGCCTATGACGCGGTCAATTTCCAGGACCCGTTCCGCGCGATCCGGCGCGGGCTGCAGGCGCTCGCGCTGGCGATCGGCAGCGTCATTCTAGTCGTCTTCTACCTCAAGTCGAGCACGGCATTCCCGCGGCTGACGATCGCGCTCGGTTCAACGCTCGCGGCGCTGTTTCTCGTCGTTGCCCGCTACGGCTTCGTCCGCCACCTCAACTGGGTCGTCGGCGGCAATCCGTTTAGCTCGATCCTGCTATGCGATCGGGGTGCTCCGATTCCGCCGGGCAAATTCTCGATGATCATGGCGGCGGAATCCTATTTCGATCCGGACGAGCATGATCCGCACATGTACGATCGCCTCGCGACGCTGATCGCCAGCGCCGATCGCGTGGTAGTGACCTGCGCGCCCGAACATCGCATGGCATGGGCCAAGGCGCTGCGTGGTGCCAACGTGCAGAGCGAGATCGTCGTCCCCGAACTTGCCGCGCTCGCGCCGCTCGGCCTCGGACCCAATCGCGACGTCCCCTCGATCATCGTCGCGGCGGGGCCGCTCAGCCTGACCGACCGGATCGTCAAGCGCCTGTTCGACATCGCTGTGGCGTCCACGGCGCTGCTGTGCCTGCTACCCTTGCTGATCATCACCGCGATCGCAGTGCGACTGAACAGTGCAGGCCCCATCCTGTTCAAACAGGTGCGCATCGGCCGCGGCAACCAGATGTTCAGTATGTTCAAGTTCCGCTCGATGTACGTCCAGCAGCTGGACGGGGCGGGGCATCGTTCGGCCTCACGCAATGACGATCGGATCACCGGTGTCGGGCGGATCATCCGCAAGACCAGCCTTGATGAGCTGCCGCAGCTCGTCAATGTGCTGAAGGGCGACATGAGCATCGTCGGCCCACGCCCGCACGCACTGGGATCGCGCGCGGCGGACAAGTTGTTCTGGGAAGTCGATCAGCGCTACTGGGATCGCCACGCCACCAAGCCGGGGCTCACCGGCCTGGCCCAGGTGCGCGGCTTTCGCGGCGCGACGCTGATCGAGGACGACCTGAAGAACCGGTTGCAAGCCGATCTGGAATATCTCGAGAATTGGTCGATCTGGCGCGATCTGAAGATCATTTTCCTGACCGTTCGCGTGATCCTGCACCGCAACGCATTCTGA
- the rfbA gene encoding glucose-1-phosphate thymidylyltransferase RfbA produces MKGIILAGGTGTRLHPATLVVNKQLLPVYDKPMIYYPLSVLMLAGIREILIISSPEYLPHYRTLFNDGSALGLSIAYAEQPRPEGLPQAFTIGRDWIAGEPVALVLGDNIFFGNGLVPMLRRAVDRVEGGGGGATIFSYRVENPERYGVIELDAKNRAVSIEEKPERPRSSHAITGLYVFDRQVCDLAAGLTPSERGELEITDLVRRYLNADALYVEPMGRGFAWLDTGTHDSLLQAAEFVRTIQHRQGIQIACLEEIAYLQGFISREAAEERGRALVKTAYGRAILAAIEEAPTPLPFAERRAGDRRREECFTKLGNRSNPDNTPIL; encoded by the coding sequence ATGAAGGGCATCATCCTCGCCGGCGGCACAGGTACGCGGCTCCATCCGGCGACGCTTGTCGTCAACAAGCAGTTGCTGCCCGTCTACGATAAACCGATGATCTACTATCCGCTGTCGGTGTTGATGCTCGCCGGCATCCGCGAAATTCTCATCATCTCGAGCCCCGAATATCTGCCGCATTATCGTACGCTGTTTAATGATGGATCGGCGCTGGGCCTGAGCATCGCCTATGCGGAACAGCCGCGTCCCGAGGGCCTGCCACAGGCGTTCACCATCGGTCGCGACTGGATCGCGGGCGAGCCAGTGGCGCTGGTACTTGGCGACAACATCTTTTTTGGCAACGGCCTGGTGCCGATGCTGCGCCGCGCTGTCGACCGGGTCGAAGGCGGCGGGGGTGGGGCCACCATCTTCTCCTACCGCGTAGAAAACCCCGAACGCTATGGCGTGATCGAATTAGACGCTAAGAACCGAGCCGTATCGATCGAGGAAAAACCTGAACGACCGCGATCCAGTCACGCGATCACCGGGCTGTACGTCTTTGATCGGCAGGTGTGCGATCTGGCTGCTGGATTGACCCCCTCGGAAAGAGGCGAACTCGAAATCACTGACCTTGTCCGCCGCTATCTAAACGCGGACGCACTATACGTCGAGCCGATGGGTCGCGGCTTTGCCTGGCTCGATACCGGTACCCACGACAGCCTGCTCCAAGCGGCCGAGTTCGTTCGCACCATACAGCATCGTCAGGGCATCCAGATCGCCTGCTTGGAAGAGATCGCTTACCTACAGGGGTTCATATCGCGCGAAGCTGCGGAGGAACGGGGCCGGGCGCTGGTCAAGACGGCTTATGGCCGCGCTATTCTGGCCGCAATCGAGGAAGCGCCGACACCCTTGCCGTTTGCGGAACGAAGAGCGGGGGACCGTCGCCGCGAAGAATGCTTTACAAAACTCGGCAATCGATCTAATCCTGACAATACCCCCATACTGTGA
- a CDS encoding NUDIX domain-containing protein: MTDTVLTSRPLYRGWLSLIMLRLRLSGTECERAIVEHVSGATVLAYDPDRRVAMTVRQTRDAVLYLGEAPFPEAIAGATEREAPADTAYREAYEETGLRLRQLEPVAQVWMTPSSTTERVHLFLAEYTTNDRTGLGGGMAEELETIDAREEKLATLWADVTSGRMTDAKLFMLLQALRLRRPDLF; encoded by the coding sequence ATGACCGATACCGTCCTCACCAGCCGCCCCCTATACCGAGGCTGGCTCAGCCTCATCATGCTGCGCCTGCGCCTCAGTGGAACCGAATGCGAGCGGGCAATCGTCGAGCATGTCTCGGGCGCAACAGTCCTCGCCTATGATCCTGACCGCCGTGTCGCCATGACAGTACGCCAGACGCGCGATGCGGTATTGTATCTGGGCGAGGCGCCTTTCCCCGAGGCGATCGCCGGCGCGACCGAGCGCGAAGCCCCGGCTGACACCGCTTATCGTGAAGCATACGAGGAAACCGGCCTGCGACTGCGTCAGCTTGAACCTGTTGCCCAGGTTTGGATGACTCCTTCATCCACCACCGAGCGGGTCCACCTATTCCTTGCTGAATATACTACCAATGATCGCACTGGCTTGGGCGGTGGAATGGCCGAGGAACTTGAGACGATCGACGCGCGCGAAGAGAAATTGGCGACTCTCTGGGCGGATGTGACAAGTGGCCGGATGACCGATGCCAAGCTATTTATGCTACTCCAGGCTCTACGGCTCCGCCGGCCGGATTTATTCTAA
- the rfbB gene encoding dTDP-glucose 4,6-dehydratase, producing the protein MRIFVTGGAGFIGSALVRHLIRNTGYEVLVYDALTYAGTLNALAPVADNLRCRLVHGDIRDGTAVLAALRDFRPDIVTHLAAESHVDRSIDGPGAFIDTNVVGTFTMLSAARAYWLDLAPADRATFRFHHVSTDEVFGSLGPTGLFTENTPYDPRSPYSASKAASDHLVSAWGHTYDLPVLITNCSNNYGPYHFPEKMIPLMIVKALAGETLPVYGRGENVRDWLFVDDHVRALQAVFERGKPGRRYNIGGNAERRNIDVVETLCATLDRLRPRQDGRSYVTQIGFVADRPGHDLRYAIDATRIRDELGWTPRESFETGLEMTVCWYLGNEAWWRPIVAAQAADIRRGLNNAMAA; encoded by the coding sequence ATGCGCATCTTCGTTACCGGCGGAGCCGGCTTCATCGGCTCGGCGCTCGTTCGCCACCTGATCCGTAACACCGGGTACGAAGTGCTGGTCTATGACGCACTGACCTACGCCGGTACGCTCAATGCGCTCGCACCGGTCGCCGACAATCTGCGCTGCCGCCTCGTCCACGGCGACATTCGCGATGGTACCGCGGTTTTGGCCGCGCTCCGGGATTTTCGGCCCGACATCGTCACGCACCTTGCCGCGGAGAGCCATGTCGATCGCTCGATCGACGGACCGGGCGCCTTCATCGACACCAATGTCGTCGGCACCTTCACAATGCTGTCGGCGGCCCGCGCCTATTGGCTGGATCTCGCACCCGCCGATCGCGCTACATTCCGCTTCCACCATGTCTCGACAGACGAGGTGTTCGGAAGCCTAGGCCCGACTGGCCTGTTTACCGAGAACACGCCCTACGATCCGCGGTCACCCTATTCGGCGAGTAAGGCGGCGTCAGATCATCTGGTCAGCGCCTGGGGGCATACCTATGACCTGCCGGTGCTCATTACCAATTGCTCGAACAATTATGGACCGTATCACTTTCCCGAAAAGATGATCCCGCTGATGATCGTCAAGGCACTCGCCGGCGAAACCTTGCCGGTATACGGCCGCGGCGAGAACGTACGCGACTGGCTGTTCGTAGACGATCATGTCCGCGCACTGCAGGCCGTGTTCGAACGGGGCAAGCCCGGGCGACGCTACAACATCGGCGGCAATGCCGAACGCCGCAACATTGACGTCGTGGAAACGCTCTGTGCAACGCTCGATCGATTGCGTCCACGCCAGGACGGCCGCTCCTATGTAACGCAGATCGGCTTCGTCGCCGACCGTCCCGGCCATGACCTGCGTTATGCGATCGACGCTACGCGCATTCGAGACGAACTTGGCTGGACTCCGCGGGAAAGCTTTGAGACCGGGTTGGAGATGACGGTGTGTTGGTATCTGGGCAACGAAGCCTGGTGGCGCCCTATTGTTGCTGCACAGGCGGCGGACATACGGCGGGGACTCAATAACGCCATGGCTGCCTGA
- a CDS encoding transposase has protein sequence MGHAEAPGRSRGGFTTKLHARCDAQGPLALVLTPGQAHDVKGFPPLMRMIGDWINVVRADKGYDADAIREELSG, from the coding sequence ATTGGGCACGCGGAGGCGCCCGGCCGTTCGCGCGGCGGGTTCACAACCAAGCTCCACGCCAGGTGCGACGCTCAGGGACCGCTTGCCCTCGTGCTGACACCCGGACAGGCGCATGATGTCAAAGGCTTCCCCCCGCTGATGCGCATGATTGGCGACTGGATCAACGTCGTGCGCGCTGACAAGGGCTATGACGCCGATGCGATCCGGGAGGAGCTGTCTGGCTGA
- the parA gene encoding ParA family partition ATPase, with the protein MPVIAIISQKGGAGKTTLAIHLAAAAQDAGRVVLIIDTDPQATASQWAAWRSDAPPEVIDSPPPRLAAKVEAARAQGAELIVIDTPPHADSAARAAVEVADLVLIPCRPSAFDLSAIQITAKLVQLLKKPAYVVFTAGSPNAPRVYQEAGELVEGFGTPPCPIQIPDRAAYRHASGEGRTVMEYEPGGKAADDIRQIYTWTCRQVGLSAPRKPTNRKAAA; encoded by the coding sequence ATGCCAGTTATCGCGATCATTAGTCAGAAGGGGGGAGCGGGAAAAACGACTCTCGCCATCCACCTCGCAGCCGCGGCTCAGGACGCTGGCCGGGTCGTGCTCATCATCGATACCGATCCGCAGGCAACAGCCAGTCAATGGGCAGCATGGCGCAGCGATGCACCGCCGGAGGTGATCGACAGCCCACCCCCGCGCCTCGCCGCCAAAGTCGAGGCCGCCCGCGCACAGGGTGCCGAGCTGATCGTCATCGATACGCCACCTCACGCCGACAGCGCCGCCCGCGCCGCGGTTGAGGTCGCCGATTTGGTGCTGATCCCGTGCCGGCCTAGCGCCTTCGACCTCTCGGCAATTCAAATCACCGCGAAGCTCGTCCAGCTTCTCAAGAAACCCGCCTATGTTGTCTTCACTGCCGGCAGCCCCAATGCGCCACGTGTCTATCAGGAGGCGGGCGAACTAGTGGAGGGATTCGGCACGCCGCCCTGTCCGATTCAGATTCCTGACCGCGCTGCCTATCGCCACGCCAGCGGCGAAGGCCGCACCGTTATGGAATACGAACCCGGCGGTAAGGCTGCCGATGACATTCGTCAAATTTACACGTGGACATGTCGACAGGTCGGCCTATCTGCGCCCCGCAAACCAACTAACCGGAAAGCCGCTGCATGA
- a CDS encoding ribbon-helix-helix domain-containing protein, whose amino-acid sequence MSRKPSFANLRSGLVSAPTVEPAFAATSAVPASRQGRKQIAGFFSPEMSFAMHTLARRQSRSLQALMAEAFNDVLRKHGESPIGD is encoded by the coding sequence ATGAGCCGCAAACCCAGCTTTGCCAACCTGCGCTCTGGCCTGGTGTCGGCCCCAACCGTAGAGCCAGCTTTCGCCGCTACCTCAGCCGTACCGGCGAGCCGCCAAGGCCGGAAACAAATCGCTGGTTTCTTTAGCCCCGAAATGTCGTTCGCAATGCATACGCTAGCAAGGCGCCAAAGTAGGAGCCTTCAGGCTTTGATGGCCGAAGCTTTTAACGATGTGCTAAGAAAGCACGGAGAAAGTCCGATCGGGGATTAA
- a CDS encoding putative colanic acid biosynthesis acetyltransferase yields the protein MANRLMRVLWGISWLCLARWTPPPLHSWRALILRLFGARIGKGTRIYSSVNIWLPANLDIGSGSVLGPRVRCYNQGRITIGDHVTVSQDASLCASSHDVSDCHFQLQIRPIVIENHAWIAAESFVGPGVRVDEGAVLGARGVAMRDLAAWTINSGNPAEFLRGRAFDN from the coding sequence TTGGCCAATCGCCTGATGCGGGTATTGTGGGGAATCAGCTGGCTATGCCTTGCCCGCTGGACGCCCCCTCCACTTCATAGCTGGCGCGCACTAATTTTGCGGCTATTTGGCGCAAGAATAGGCAAAGGTACGCGGATTTATTCCAGCGTAAATATTTGGCTACCCGCTAACCTCGACATTGGTAGTGGTTCGGTGCTCGGGCCCCGCGTACGTTGCTATAATCAAGGCAGGATCACGATCGGCGATCACGTCACCGTGTCGCAGGATGCGTCATTATGCGCCAGCAGTCATGATGTCTCGGATTGCCACTTTCAATTGCAGATAAGACCGATCGTGATAGAAAATCATGCCTGGATTGCTGCGGAATCCTTTGTAGGGCCCGGAGTTCGAGTTGATGAAGGCGCTGTGCTTGGCGCTCGTGGTGTAGCTATGCGCGATCTTGCGGCTTGGACAATTAATTCGGGAAATCCCGCCGAGTTTTTGCGCGGTCGCGCATTTGATAACTAG